Proteins from a genomic interval of Candidatus Babela massiliensis:
- a CDS encoding F0F1 ATP synthase subunit A, translated as MANNNLLGDEKVIYPLKFLGIDYSFTGIDIETVFNTWCVLAVILLVIIVCRYFLSRKNSIGAFLIKEFVKNIYNLIEQTFGYFESRYYFFISSLFLFILFCNWISLFPNLEEPTKNINTTLALGITSFLYMHKQMINVHGLKEYLKEFFMPFNIMFPFNLIAGIIMLPLKLLGEVASIISVSFRLFGNIFGGYVITSIYHSAISGSLILNALGMLIGFNLLLAGFFVIFEGFLQAFVFSILTLTNIAMAVHSQEGQNTQKI; from the coding sequence ATGGCAAATAATAATTTATTAGGTGATGAAAAAGTTATCTATCCTCTTAAGTTTTTAGGAATAGATTATTCATTTACAGGTATCGATATAGAAACTGTTTTTAATACTTGGTGCGTATTGGCTGTAATATTACTTGTAATTATAGTATGTCGATATTTCCTTTCAAGAAAAAATAGTATAGGTGCTTTTTTAATTAAAGAGTTTGTAAAGAATATATATAATTTAATAGAACAAACTTTTGGTTATTTTGAAAGTAGATATTATTTTTTTATATCATCTTTGTTTTTATTTATATTATTTTGTAATTGGATAAGTTTATTTCCTAATTTAGAAGAACCTACCAAAAATATTAATACTACCTTAGCTTTAGGTATTACTTCGTTCTTATATATGCATAAACAAATGATTAATGTTCATGGTTTAAAAGAGTACCTTAAAGAATTTTTTATGCCATTTAATATAATGTTTCCTTTTAATTTGATTGCAGGTATTATTATGTTACCTCTTAAGTTATTAGGGGAAGTTGCTAGTATTATTTCTGTCTCTTTTCGATTATTTGGTAATATATTTGGAGGATATGTTATAACCTCTATATATCACAGTGCTATTTCAGGTTCTCTTATTCTTAATGCGCTTGGAATGCTTATAGGATTTAATTTACTTTTGGCCGGATTTTTTGTAATTTTTGAAGGTTTTTTGCAAGCCTTTGTATTTTCGATTTTAACTTTAACTAATATTGCAATGGCAGTGCATAGCCAAGAAGGTCAAAATACTCAAAAAATTTAA